Part of the Cydia pomonella isolate Wapato2018A chromosome 20, ilCydPomo1, whole genome shotgun sequence genome is shown below.
agccatagtttttaaagttttaaaccAAGGTGTAGGGTTAGTAAAGTCAGGACTTATGGGCTTGCTTTTTACTGAGATCTGACTTTTTTACAGTAAAAGCTAGTGAGTATTGGCCGCCAAAATTACTTCATGAAATATTTTTGGTGGGATTATCTTTACAAAAGTaaccttaatatttttttcaggtCAGTGGCAGTGGAGATCCCGGAGTGCCCAGTATGCCTGGAGACCATGACCATACCGGTGTTCCTGTGCCAGTCGGGACACAGTCTGTGTAACTCCTGCACGCTGACACTCTGCCCTCCATCATGCCCCATGTGCCGACAACCCATGACGCAGATGAGGAACCGCTCGCTTGAGGAACTCATCAACAAGGTAACCAAAGACAGGAATTAGTGATTGGGTTCAgcacattttgtatttttgaaaatcttgctgttaaataaataactctgaaataatacAGTCTTTCTGGTATAATTGTTATACTTTATATTGTTGTTATAGGCGAAGTCGCCATGCCCCAACCAGAGCTCGGGCTGTGTGTTTTCGCTGCCCGGCGCGGCGATGGCCGACCATCTCAAGGAGTGCCTGTTCCGTCCGCGGGAGTGCCCGCATGCGGTCTTCGGCAAGTGCTCGTGGACAGGTAAGATATATTGTTATAGACCAAGTCATGCCTGACAGTGTTTTAGGCCAACTCATGGCTCAATGAGAGTGGctgtgttcttctctcactctcattgagcgtaagcgtgagcgagatggctgCGCGTGCTCCGGATCGCggattgaatttaaattttttgcaagTTTCAACTAAAAAAGGTAATTCTATGAGTTCCATCAAGCacaatatagaaaaaaaattgttacaaatttttatgttgcgtttagacctatgttcgtgattttttctatcaagcgaaaATCACAAAATCAGGATTTAAATTGATGAAGTACTAGAGAACGGTTTCAGGATtaagattgctaataaaatcTTTGGCAatcgtattgtgatctaaaaaagcgctacgaatTTGCAAAAACTCGttctctgaacctacggcagCTTAATTGTCTGAAGCACGTCCATGGAGATGAAGTTTAATGGACTCTCCACTACTGTTGCATTTAATATGATGTTTTGCTTTACAAAAAGATcaaatggtaaatatcaaatgattttgtacaaaaattagATGCCAGGAACATATTGATCCATTAGTAaatatatgcatttttaaaGTGAGAGGCTGTTTGAATGGTCCCGATTTATTTACGGTTTTGATTTTGCGGCAAAAGATTTGTTATACACTGAAAACGGTTCTTATATACAAAGACAGCCAGGGCAATGGCAACTATGGTACAAATGCAATTACTTAttctaagggcctgtttcataatgtccaagtaaaatattggatagctaattaacaaataaattaactgccaggtAATACTTCCTACAAAACACTATACCCAATATGCTCTTAAagggatccccactatttttgttataccttgtacagtcagcatcaaaagtagcgtatcaaacaacgcttcaaaagtatctatcattctgtaacagcttaacaaaaagttatagttttatatgtagatcaatttagactgtaaaagatttacttttggacgtgaattttagagatttctCTACATTCAGAAAAcctatccggaatatcagatacttttggtgcgttctttcatccactacttttgatgctgactgtacatatgtagGTTTTCGTTTTTGAGGCTGACTATTACGTAGGCATGACACTTTAACTGGCAGTAAGATGGAAAGTTATGAAActacaaaataatcaacaaataaATTCTGTAACTTTATCtatcagttaagcttatttgaagattgtgaaacgccaatgaTGACTTCATTCGTCAGATAAGGGGCAAGTTGTtcattcaggactttacttggacattgtgagaCTGGCCCTAAGAATGCAAGAAACGAGTCTAGAGTTCTAGTGGCTCTAGCCACTTACTTAGAgtgagaccaagctaagttggcagcgatctcgatagcccagcctgtgcaagtgctaagtaaacgtcataatttcatagatgtctgatgtttaaaataaaacttgcactgtctgggctattgGTGGTCTGATTCTAGTGGCTCTAGCTCCAGACTGTATTTTTAGAGTAGATGCGTTTGCCCCATAGTTGCAATGCCTTGGTTGAACTTAGGATAGATGGCGGTGTTATAATTTTGTCGCAGGATTTTTAATTCAGATTTATTGCATAGTCAATACCCAAACAGATATGAATATAAATCGTCTTATCAACAGGTGAACTAAAGAAGATGATGGATCATTTCAAGGAGAAGCACTCGGCCCACTGCGTGGCCGAACTGGACCGTGACGCAGGTTGGAGGCTGCAAGTGAACCAACTGGATCTCAAGGAGTGCGCGCGCCACGTGTTCCTCGCCGCGCAGCAGAACTTTCTGTTTATCATCACCCTGAAGGTCTGCTATTTGACAGCCACGATTTGATAGTCATatgtgggtgaatcaactttttcttgttacTCGTTGCTATGGTTACAGTCTCCTGTGTCACCCTTAAAACCCTGGTTTTATGGTAGAGATACGGCAGATATACATTATTATGGCAATCTTAAACCCTTCCCATAACTTAGTTATCAGTCAAAACATTTCTTCAAAAAAACTGTTACCATTGTCATCTAGCTGACGGGATAGAATAACAAACAGAAGTTGATCTACCCATGTGTTACAAACAGTGGCGGAGCGGCTTGCCTATTTCTGAGACAGTAAAGCACAATTCTAAAGCACATGAAAATTAGGAACGCTTAACAAGCCAGGCTTGCCTAAGAATATTATTGACGCCTGACCACATATATGTAGTTAAAGATTTACGGCgttattattaattgtataaaGCGTGTTTgtttagttacctgcaataatttacgggatgaatatataggtcatactgaacaacttttactatgggaccaaccccgaaatcgcgaaaaaatgtttggatgtttcatacattttggctgggattttctatgggaaaatactttttttttgcgatttcagggttggtcccatactaaaagttgctcagtatgacctatatatctgtggccctagtgaaaaagggtacaagtctctggcagcgcaggtgttaaggggtgtaagttccacgtaacacttatgcccttatacacctaaactgccagacttgtaccctttttcactagggccacagatatttaccccgtaaattattgcaggcgactaaataaacacctttattgttatttctgtttcttaaaaagaaaagaaaattaacagAGGTTTGCCAAGTGTTATTGATAGCGGCGTAAGTTAAATAAGTCAAGGACAGCACTTGCGTTCATAACTTGTGAAAACTCTGTATAAGTCAAGAACTAGACTGTAACACCATTAGGTCGCCTGCCACTCCTGCCAGACCGGCGCAGGCCCGAGTGAAAAGTGCCCTTAATAGTATAAGATTATCCcatgacatttattttctttattcaaGGTCGACACCATGCAGCGCATGGCCTACTGGGCGATCCAGCATGTCGGACAAAAGAAAGTCGCCCAACAACACCTCTACGAAATACACGTCATCAGCCGAAACGATCAGCAGCGCAAAGTTGTCTTCACCGAGCACTGCTTCAACGACAGCATAAAAGCTGATGAGGTGTTCCGACTGGCCAACTGTGCTGTTATGCCTCTAGACATGCTGACCCATTTCATTAAGGATAAGATACTCTCCTTCCGCTTTGTTATCAAGAGGTTGAATAAAGATAATAAAGAGAATGTTGGTCAGGCTCCAAGTAGCAGGGAGTCCTCTGTTTCTAGGGGCAGCGAGGCTTCGCAGGGCCCGGAGACGAGAGGCCCGGGGCCGAAGCCACATTGGAAGAAACATCCAGGACAGAAACCTGGCCCTAAGAAATTCACAAAGGCTCaggattaaataataatatttttatgcctTTTCGAATTTTAAGTGAATTAAATGCATTGGCATTAATTAACTATGTAATAAATGGGTCTATTGTTtctcataaagttttaagtcataatgtattgtttgcccgcattttcgttagctatcttcttcttcttttcgtgtcgaggttcctttttttatacgatggaaGCCCAATAGGCAGTGGTgtagacatgtgtaagtaatgcgcgtaacatcacaaatgagatatcactcaaacgcgtaatgttgcattacgcatcactccgagaaaccaagcattacttcaaacatcactcgagcatatgactggccgaagcgcgcgtaaactcgtaaagcatcaatatagattgacgcgccggtagtcggtacgaaaggtccgttcaagtagaatccgcgtaatgtataatgagcaatgagacgtgatggtgtgatgtgtgatgtttgtttgccatgctatcattactttgctatcccgctcgcacccgcactcactgctcgctcgctctcattccgcaatgctttcggaacacttcggatcggtccgctcggccggtcgtagcagtcgcatttgagttattgcaaatttcattaaattgatacgataacggatttttgcacctgcaatcgatttaaaactgtaatgcgttaccatagagcttgcaatgtttttagtattttacctataaggatgcggctaaatgataattcgcttgcgagtttgaatttgacgaacaaaaacgtatttactgtttattattgttgtgaaatgtttggtttggttgactttcgcggcaaattaaattaagcacgagtgaagttactcatttatctttaatttaatagtgagctagtgtttacagtacattctcgtatcagtatcatatcataattttattgatatacccaaataaaaatactacctagtGATTCTCAATGGCGTaatctcattaattaacagatattttcttttattttttatctatgatgcatattttacgactataaaaataaaaacattacaaaaacgatctatcacatggcggtgacaagacgcaatgcgtaatagatcgacgcgccgatatgatacgccctagagtcctaacactggctgcgtaatgtagttggtactgtgatgagtgtgacgttgccatcacgcgcgcgcccgcgcgctgtattcgttcgggtaatgtttcgtttcgagtgataagtgatgtgatatctcagtgaaacattacgttttcgaaaaagtgatgtgatatagcattactttttgaagcactgtttcgcgcatgtctacagtggtgttgacagccctggctgtcgcgtccctcagatccagctccgatttcgttagccataatttggttttttccCCAAAACGcctaacttttcaggattgccataaaacaaacctaacctatctataggataacctaaggaaattcctgaaaagttaacggtttcagagttttttaatattatgccAATAAAGGGATCCggtaataaatacttgttatgtTTAAGAATTTCAGCAAGCAGTACCAAGAACATTagatacttattttttatttattaaattaggtacttattatgtaACACTACACCTCATAAAACAAAGTCTCCTGCCGCGTcttctgtatgtatgtatgcatgcatgttcgcgataaactcaaaaacctCTCTCTTTTCTCCACCGGCAAATCCTTTCAGTAAGATTTTCATGCGGCTTTCACGTATCAATAGAGTAATTCTTGTGCAAGGTTTAGTTTTaggtataatttgttaatttgtaatagtacattacgatacaagtgcgaaaaataggaaacgacacgagttgcgaattaactattttacagtacatatgaccctttaaattttcgacatagttacataatgtgctaatttatgcactagtgcggaaaagtagcaccacatgtactgtaaaattttttttagttttttggtgGTTGCCATTCCttaacccaccaacggagcggcagctgacatacatagccgttaaccactatacgagttatcgcccgggaagcgattggtcatggaaatctgttcctggcacCCAGTCTAAAATATattcacaaatatttgtaagtTGGTTTGGTTTTAGTAGCCTAATGCATAATTATAAAAGCTAATTGTAAAGCAACAATCAATAATATTAGcttctaatttattttgtaatggGCATTTCAATCTTATAAACTGCACTCTGCTGCAGTCAATATAGACTTTGGCTCTAATTCTTAtactatattatgattattttattatttggtaagaattattttactaattatATGATCCTGATAATAATGACTGGTCTTATTCAAATCATGTGGTAACAATCAACAACAATTAGGGAGTGAAGCAGAAGTAATTAAATCAAGTACTatctttattaaatatgttcaaTTGTTCATTGTAGTATGGTTTGATTTGACTCCATACAGTTACTGGTTAGTTGCGCGGTCAAGCTAATTCCAGACGGGAGTAAGCTTGTTAATCTATTTTATCTTTTCACATTTAAtcctttcgcgttttgaacacatattaaatCACATTTTTCATAGATCCAGTTATAAATCGGTACATCATGGAGAAGAGCAGCTATGGACCGAAACCACTGGAGAGATTTAGAGGAGGCAAACTGAGTTGTGAGATATCGTCGgagatagtgcaataccgcgtaactaacaaatgcagtaaggtccaattacTTTGTACaatgtttgaatttcgaactcttacgactttgttagttacacggtattgcactatccccgacgatataataaaatgtaaaaaataactcTACCCTATCTCAGTaataagtgtttttattttattttattattgaaagaCCTAATGTCATGGGGTTCACATGATAACTTCCAGAACCCAAACTAAATATAACGTCAGGGATAGTACAATACCGCGCAACTAACAAAGTcgtaagagttcgaaattcaaacaatctACAAGGTAATTgaaccttactgcatttgttagttatgcggtattgcactatccccgacgataaGTAGATCACTATTGCAAGTATTGCAACAATACAAATATGctattttaattatgtgttaACAGATCAACATTGCCCAGCTATGTATCTTATATTAGATCAGGATGCAATTGAGTCTTTACTTTCTTAGATGACCTTTCTGCTGGCCGTACACACAAATGCTTCCCAAACAAAGTCACTGCAACATTCCTGATGTGCATTTCAAACACTGAACAGAATTTAGGCACTGTAGTCACCACGTTATCTTTCGACACTATTTTATATGTGTTCCGCGTGTCCATAATACATATGCCGCTCTTGCCGACGTAGCTTGGGCATTTCGAACGAACCACATGAAGTAAGCTGCCATGGAAATCTGACCGGTACAGAGTTTGTGTGAACTGCTCCCAGCTTTTACTTGTACGGTCCGGCAGTGGCTTGTCCAGTTCTAGCATTTGACTTACATAGTCACTCCATATATTGTGCATAGGAAGGACATCTTCGTATTTAACACTACATCTTGGTATGTCATAGAAACCTAAACATTTTTTCTCACGTCTCGTTAAAGTACGAATTTTCTTAGTTTTAACTTTCTTTTGGGGCTTTTTACTCTTCTTTTTAGCCAAAAGAAAGTCCTTCTTCAACTCTGCTTCGATGTTGGCTTGGTCCGATTTGGGAACATTTGTTTTGAGGAAGTTAATGATAGATTTATCGCCATTGCGTTCTTCGGCAGACATATTGAGGTTTATTGGATTGTTCAGCTAATTTATAATACAAAGTCCTTATTAAAATAGTAAACATTCGCGCTTTGGTTGGTGAGCGCTAGGCTTTAGAGGTTATACATATATAGGTTATGTTAtgaatattgacattgacagtgaCAGACATGTGAAAGCTGACAGTGCTGTCATCGTGATGTGAAGTTCTATTatagaaggtagaggcaaggaacaaaatctccatacaCCATAAAGTGCCcgaaaaaaaaccataaataagtggcgttacaatacctagaatacttaagaaaaaaatctaatcatagacagcgcacttcactccgttaataacgcctaggttcttagctactctagcgctactctggagagatttggaactattatttatagctgacagctggacacctTTGAAATAGTTCTGCCTAtagagattctgttccttgcctctaccttccatagttctATAGCGCGTTATAGGTGCGTTCAAGACAAAGAGTAAATGTTCAAGAACGTAGTCATATACAGTCAgccagaaaattatttaatttaagtttattaatttaatgtattacgTGCATTATTTATACTCACGGAGATGCAGTGGTGGATTTGCCCTAAGGCTCGagtaggcccgggcctagggcGGTATGATATTAGGGGCGGCAGTTTATATAGAAAGGTGCCGAGAAAAGGGCAGCTTATACTTAATAAGGGGCCTGGAGCCTGGGTggcaggggcgtagctaccgccgtatctgccgtatcaattatacggggcccttgagccacgggggcccccaacgtgcgtttttgtgagaaatctttacccttcctaagggcccctaaacaaatttttatacggggccccgccaaggcacgctacgccactgctgGGTGGCCAAGGTTGCAAATCCGCCAATGGAGATGGTGCGTAGATCAGAAGTGAGGCCTAAAATACACGTAGGGTAAGCCAATCTAATCGAGGGACGCAGCTATGTGACAGCACGAGATGGCAATATTGCTTGCTCTCCCTAACGCATAGCTGCGTCGCCTTGTCCCTATATTTTACGGCATATAACACACAGGAAACAATATACTGAACTTTTCTATTTACAAGTGATTCCCTCAGTTAGTTCCCATTAGTAGAATtagatcaagctaagttggcagcgattttgaaagcccaaactgtgcaaatgttattttgaataaCCCTTGCacaatctgggctatcaaaatcgctgccgactTAAATTGGTCTAACTATAGGtaattcatcatcattatcatcgtcTTCCTAGCGTTATCCCGACACTTTGCCACTGCACAttttgggagcctggggtccgctccGCCACCTACTCGCAAAAGTTGGCACAGCACAGATACtaagtttttacaaaaatcactgccatctgacttttaCACCCAGACGGGAAACTGTACCTGATGGAGATTaatccagtttcctcacgatgttttctttcacctaAAATGCCGAAAATAAAtttcgggttattcccactagttaccaccaagttggtACCAGTGGTGTGTGGGAATAACTACTgcgatttttttcccacctttacAACTTGGTGGTatactagtgggaataaccctaaattttgggagcgtgcacgactgtcactcaacctagtgtccgcaagtctaggggaaaatgtcaattcactacatcttataaaactactctaaaactaaaaactactgaacggattttcatacggctttcatctatcaatagagtgattcttgaggaaggcttaagtatataacttgttaaggttttgtgtaaattgtttgaaatataacgatgttgtcggaaaaaatcacgctggccaGGAGCTTtcatcgaaaacgctgcctaatccgtttgagctatagcaacacaatgtatggtggggttgtttctcattcataggtctacaaaaaagtccgcgatgttaaatgtctatcttttaaggataacttactgtacatattcgtaacttctagaaaaagatcacgtaatatgtggcatttacatggatacattattaacaattatcaaaatgaatacgttagttatattaagcatttcatacagcttacaatggtgcctcacaccatacaatttaaatgaatatttaagagtaatcgtaaatcaaagtttcatttcgagccatataattgtacgaaatgttaaagacgctatccgcggttagttcaaatttaaccaccttatgcgctgggatcgctttacttacccccaccatttcgacgtcgagttgcgtaaaacaagcccgcgaatacgaataacgaattacccccaccatgcacttcgcacggtcccataTCCCAAGTAACTCACTTCTGGTTGAGACTATAAAAAAGTttatggcaaaaatttaatttttagtacaagcttttatcgctgtacttttctttccacaggcaactacctaatactcatagagacaattctaaaaactccaaacactaATATTGCgctgttttatcacaaagttcctacGGCCACCTCATATCTCCATCATCAATTCATTATATTAGCTTGTCACCCGGCATACAAATGCATGCAATTTTTCAGCTTCATTCGAAACCGGCAAGTGGGTCAAATTAACTACAAatatagttacatacatacataggtgCATACATTGCATCTTAAATGAAACCTTGTAATAAAAACACTCGCTTGTTACTCGTACCCGttcaaatgcaaaaaaaaaaaaaatctaagcaaCTGTGCActattttagttacttatttCCGTGTGAAGCGAGCAGAGCATAAGCTACAGGTGATTGTGCTCGCTGGGGATGAACATACATTAAAACTTTGCCATTGCATCTAACTACAAATTATCTAAAACAATAAGAGATACGCTACCGTAAAACGGTCCTATTTTACTCCAGTTTTTGCTCCACTTTGAGAGACTCACTCCACAAgaaaattatgtatattttttaaactaatcattttaaatattcatatgaaaatttaataaaagaagAACATGttatgtaacttatttttaacgGTAAATCAACATTATGTAATGAATAAGGAACGAAAGATACCGATTGTTTGGGGTATCTTTGCACCGATCTATAGTTTATTTAAGGGCGCAAGGTTACCCCATAGGCAACGCAAAAAAAGAGAGATTAGTTTAAGACCAACGtagcaattaaaaatatatattcaatttccttcatctgagtatataaataataacatatatagtaatataatatttgaatatatgaGACGTACATAAATTAGAATTCGAgcataattaggtacctactgggGACCAAAGTAGGACCATTTTACGGCATTctataaaaaacattaataacattatctTAACGCCATTGAACAATAAGTAAGTACAAAgtaaatcacgaaaaaaaaggcgcaaaattaaaattttctatgggaagataaCCCTTCGCGtctacatatttaaattttgccgcttttttctactggcgGAAATGGCTTGACTGACTATAGTTATACCTAACACTCTGAAGACAGGTACTCGTATTCACTATTCACGATTCCACGTGGATCATGATATTCATGATTTATACTTATGTAGGGATGTTTGCTAGGAAAGACCTCGCTTTCTACTGGATGGCGCTCAACTCTTAAGACTAGGCTTTATCGGCTGTAATCGAAAGAGGCAAGTTTTATCTCAGGGTTGATTTCAGCGACCTGGGCATACTGACGTCATGCAGGTTCGTCACGCCATTGTCTAAAATTCTAAAACCATTGTCAACATTGGTTAAGGGtgtctggaaaagatcgctTAGAGATAacaccgcctgttgctacctacACTATAATATATCTACAATGTAATCTGCTtttgacttgttttttttggttCAATAAAGtacatttacttacttaccgTTCTAGAGTCGCCCCTGGCACGAATAAACGCGTATCTTCGTGGCGATGAATGTGCAATATCTGCTTTAAAATTGTGAAGCTAATCTGTGATCCAACTTCGCTATTCGATTCACATCACTGTATCGTGCTCGTACCTTCTGACCGTGTGAACACATTTTTACTTGTGTATAAGTGAGTTTGATTTCTAACATGTGTCTGGCAATGCATTTAAGGCAGTGGGGCGACatcgacactcctcctttcggcttttcccggctcgagcaattattagggttattagggttggcacaacttgacatccctatacgtgcacgaccgcagataagataatgacttgaattatgacaaccctaaattgccgaaagggatagtgccatacattagaaagggacagcataattcgtccctgaatcgccatcaaacttttttttaggaAGTGTTATTTCTATACGGTAGCACTATatattattcttcttctttccatcctgctaccccctgctggggtgtagggctcgaaccattttcttccactgacgcCGGTTCTGGGCAGCTTGGATAGCCTCCTCCCatcccatccccaatacacccaactcttgctcctcgcaacggcgccaagtaaatttagggcggtAAATTGTCGGGCCTGAATaccgttttccgtttcacgcaATACCAGCATATcgtaaacattatttttttataaataatactttgtctctaatt
Proteins encoded:
- the LOC133529167 gene encoding E3 ubiquitin-protein ligase SIAH1-like — protein: MASKGKKSVAVEIPECPVCLETMTIPVFLCQSGHSLCNSCTLTLCPPSCPMCRQPMTQMRNRSLEELINKAKSPCPNQSSGCVFSLPGAAMADHLKECLFRPRECPHAVFGKCSWTGELKKMMDHFKEKHSAHCVAELDRDAGWRLQVNQLDLKECARHVFLAAQQNFLFIITLKVDTMQRMAYWAIQHVGQKKVAQQHLYEIHVISRNDQQRKVVFTEHCFNDSIKADEVFRLANCAVMPLDMLTHFIKDKILSFRFVIKRLNKDNKENVGQAPSSRESSVSRGSEASQGPETRGPGPKPHWKKHPGQKPGPKKFTKAQD
- the LOC133529170 gene encoding ribonuclease P protein subunit p29, yielding MSAEERNGDKSIINFLKTNVPKSDQANIEAELKKDFLLAKKKSKKPQKKVKTKKIRTLTRREKKCLGFYDIPRCSVKYEDVLPMHNIWSDYVSQMLELDKPLPDRTSKSWEQFTQTLYRSDFHGSLLHVVRSKCPSYVGKSGICIMDTRNTYKIVSKDNVVTTVPKFCSVFEMHIRNVAVTLFGKHLCVRPAERSSKKVKTQLHPDLI